Part of the Mytilus galloprovincialis chromosome 14, xbMytGall1.hap1.1, whole genome shotgun sequence genome is shown below.
GTCACAAACAGACAGTTATATATAGTCAGTTACAAACAAATAGAAATTCGATGTAAGTTCTGATACTTGTATGTTTATAACTAATATAATGTTTCTTCATCTGTTACTTTGATAACGGGATTGtccaatataaaatatttttctaataatgattagatataggaagatgtggtgtgagtgccaatgagacaactctccatacaaataacaatttaaaaagtaaaccattataggttaaagtacggccttcaacacggagccttggctcacaccgaacaacaagctataaagggccccaaaattactagtgtaaaaccattcaaacgggaaaaccaacggtctaatctatataaacaaaacgagaaacgagaaacacgtatatattacataaacaaacgacaactactgtacatcagattcctgacttaggacaggtgcaaacatttgcagcgggattaaacgttttaatggatccaaaccttctccctttttctgaaacaatagcataacatcacaacaaagaaaaacatacgatattGTTCTTTTCTctgatttaaaagataaaaaaaaagttagagatgtatttttctaataatgttttaaaatagtCTTTAAAGTGACATGTTTTCCATATTGAAATTGTATATATCATGTAATTTGATAAATACGTTTGTATATAACCTGTGATAGTTTATTTCactatatttaaaatctatttcagAAAATAATAGTGAAACTTATGAAACAGACGACATAGATGCAGAAAATATAGGTATTGCCCAGATGCCTGAAGAACATAATTCATCCTTATCGAACAGTAACAGCGACACAACAGAATATTTAAACAGCGGATATGAACATCCATACACGACTCTAGTGGCAAATAATGGTGACAAAGACGAACATAGTTATGATGTTTCATAACAGAactctgcaattgaaaatatACTTCCTTCCATAAACGATGCAACTGAACCTTTTGTTGAAATCATTGAACAAGCTTCGTCATTGGAAAACGTTCAAACACATTTGTATGCAAATGAAAGTAAAGAAAATGTGAAATTGAATGATAATGTGAAGGACCTCATTGCAAAAGATAATGGTTCTCATCCGTCATCATTTCTTTCAAAAAAGCATGAGCCGGAATACATCAACATATCTCCTTATGTGGTCAATTGACggttttggtcaagttgacttattcaTAGATCTGACTTTGTTGAATATTATATCTGCTTAcaatttatatctatctataatgatattcaagaaaataaccaaaaactgcaaaatttctaaTAAATTCACAATTTAGGGCTAGCAACCTGACAACGGGTTCTCTGATTCATGTGAAACTTTCAGGACAGATTGATCTTAACATTTTaatccttgtcagatttgctctaaataccatagagatataagcaaaaaactgcattttacccctatgttctatctttagccatgtcggccatgttgatTGGCAACCGGGACCAGCtgacgattttttttaaacaagatatctTAATGAAGATTCTGACtaagtttggttatatttttatCAGTAGTTTCGGAGAAGAGTTCTGTAAGATTACAAGATTtacaataatttgataaaattaatcaaccaatcaactgcaaaatttccttaaatttaaTAATTCATGGGTAGAAACCCAAGAACAGGTGTAATAGGTCTGAAAATTTCTAGGCAGAAAAatcttgatgaacaattttatttcatgtcagatttgatctaaaagaaggacgaaagatatcaaagggacagtcaaactcataaatcgaaaataaactgacaacgccatgattaaaaatgaaaaagacaaacagacaaacaatagaacacatgacacaacatagaaaactaaaaaataaacaacactaaccccaccaaaaactaggggtgatctcaggtgctccggaagggtaaacagatcctggtccatatgtggcacccgttgtgttgcttatatgataacaaaaccggtaaataatctaattcggtaggtcacattcatgaaagggaaggggattgtagttacgacgtaaggaacatattcgatatcatttgtgaaacggttattccataacggtcaaccaactccgtaaaatttacgaagtgatgatttcaacttcaccatatttaactcttggtttgataatttctttgtgagcagcaaccctctatcaagaaaatcatgataggaaatgcaagcacgggaatatcgtatcaattgggagatatataccccatatgcaggtgctgctggaatattgctacttagaaatagaaagttcacaattagaaatctgaaatcatctcttttgtcgtaaagttttgttttcaaacgaccctaattgtcaatttctagatgtaagtcaagatatgaggccgacttaactgtatctgtagtatcctttatctctacttcgatgggatagatgcgttccacatagtcaccaaattttgaattatttagtgaaagaacatcatctatatagcggaaagtagagtaaaaggatatcgctaactttttatctttcttcctaagaagttcctgcatgaagtcagcctcaatAAAGAAagaagtcggcaagtagaggggcacaattaTATTGCTGAAATATGatttcaaataaagaaacatTAGTTTATTTTTCATAGTACAAAGGTTCATTATTAAATCAAAAATGGTTAACAAACTAATAAATCACACAATACACCTGTAAGCATTTCGTCTTGTCAGttgcatttttcttttcttttcagttCATTATGTTACTCAACTgacattatcaataaaaaaaatttgtagcaGGGCATGTAGTTTTGATTTATTTGTGCATAATGTATTTCATTTAACAAGGAGACAGATTACTATAAGCACTTGTTGCTTGTTTCAAAATCATAATTGTGAATGTGTTTATAAAATATACTTGTATTATTCATTATTAAATATTGTTTACATCAAAGAAGATTTCTCCATTCCATGCTGTTGAATATTGTTCAGGTACAAGTATATAGACTGAAATCGACCCTTCTAAAATTTTTATTCTCCAAAATGAACAtgaaaatatctataaatttcTAAAAGTCTGTGataagaattttaaaaacaattatacgGTGTACTATTTAACAGTGCAGGTAAAAATTTAGAAGGAAAGTTTTCCCATGCGTATTTTGAATTTATACATTAATGAAGTCTTTGATTTctatttattatattatcaaattataagaaaatatgGCCAATTAAGAAAGAGTTAATGCATGAAGGTGTTCCTGGGTGTACACAAATAAAACGtcataaacaaataatttcataaaaatactCGAAAAAATCTTAAGATAAGGCAATGAAAACCCCAtcaaaatttgaaagatcatgtACATGTGTGCTTTGTAAATATAAGCAGATCCTGCCCAGCTTGTTATATCCGTTGTATTACCCATGTGTCGACGTTAAATGCAAGTGTGTCCTTCAAATTAAACACTAACCTACAAATTACCACCAAGTGCAATTTCCATGATTTTTTAActttgtaataataaaataaaacttcaaaaataacCTGAATACTGATATGCCATTGAACGACACAAAAACTTCTTATTCAGTTGAACACGAAAACAGTGTATGGCTTACAATATCTGTAATGTGATTCATGTATTCAtatatcaaaattgtaaaaatccaaataaattGCCCACAAAAAAAAACGCCAAAAAAAACGGAAATATAACAATAGCATAATGAAAGCCTTTCAGTACACAACGTgttgaataaaagataaaaatcttATCTAAATTTGAAGTCAAttcttttataaatgaaaaaaaaataattgaagtgTTCCACCATTAAGAAGGACTTTGATTCTTATGTTTGcaaaataaactatgttactaTAATAGTTGgttgttttaaattaaaactagtccatcaaaaaatattattttgaaacttcAATATTAACGGTCAATGacaatgacaaaattgaataCGGTTAGGTCAGgtattttatacaaaatgtatgaacTTCTACTTTTTCCTGTTTTTCGTTTTagtagtaaataaaaaaaatgaaatatatgaaaaatgaaatgtCAAAAAGAATTCAGTATCGATCAGAGTTACATGTCTTCACCTGGCTACTGACCTACTCCCCGTAAAATAACTAAAATCTGTAATATACGACAAAAAAACAATCGCCTCTTTTCGAAGAAAACATCGAATACAGCtaaatgtaacaaatattttgATTGGATACTTGCCTATTCACAAATATTTATCTCTACAAATGTTTGGATGATGCTCTAACTCAGATTTCAACATGAACACAGATGCATGATATCTGTCATCTCGAAATACTAGTTGACAAGTTCCCTGAAGTAGTAATACGTTTTTGTCAATGTTGCTGccttatttttcttatttattttcgttttttcaAGGTAAGAAAAAAATCCTGCTTAAAATAGGGGATGAACTTTGGTGttgacaaactgacaacgtcatgccAAAACAAACCGCAAAAAtaccaatagaaaaaaaaatagtatgtaaaataaaacatagtaaaCCAAGAAATGAGCGACACCAAGCCAACCAAAAACAataattagagaaaaaaatagTACTGCAAATTGGTGTATACCTCAAATCATATCAGTTGCATTTAGCGAGAAATAGGATAAACGAGGACATGAGATAGgaatgatataataaaaaaaatataacaatttctCGGTTATCTGTGCTACGAACAGTCCATAAAGGTCTTTCAAATTATAATGACGCTTGTAAAACTATCAAAATGATGACTACACATTCACcattttgagcattttgataaaTACTTGAAAGGAAGAACATTAAACTTCTATCGAGGAACTCGTAGTTCAAACCGAAAGCTCTGGATTATTGTACCAATTAGGAGATTCATATTTCGCATACATTTGCTTcctaaaaatcaaaattgaaaataaatgtttcatcTTTTGTTGTGCAGTTTAGTATATCAGCTGAATATCGTCGTCCATGTCAATGTAAAATGCAATGTATTACTTATATCTTTAGGTAACTTTTAACATATTTCGTTTCAAGCTAGGTTGTGACAGATGCTATTAACTTAGTAAGCAAAGTAAATCATGGTTAAAAGTTACAGACGAAAGCTATGTAGCTGTCGTTCCTTtgtatcaataaaacatgtataaggtTTATTTTACGCACACAAAAACATGTCGACAATCATTGTACAGCGTGTTACCATTGTATTACTACATGGTTTTCGGTTTTCGCAAGACATGTTCACCATGACACAGTTGGATTATTCTTATATTTTAGCATTACTCAAGTTAATGTATTCATAGCATGTTTAAATCGGTTGATTATTTGTTCTGATTTATATTAAGAGAGTGGAACATATGAGTCTGATTTAGAAACATAACGTTGTTTGTAAGCACACTAAGGCAGTTTGGATATCCGGTAGAGTGACGATATTTCAAGTTCTTctcccttggttaaatttgatttCAAAGCAATATTACATAGGACAATGGGAATAGGATCAATAGTGAAATAGTGCGTTGACAAGGAATATTATTCAAAACCTTTTGAAATCTtaggtccccaatgctcttcaactgtgtgGTATATTTGTTCTTTTGAACACTTTTAATTCGAGCATCATTGATAAGTCATGTAAATGAAATGCTCGACTTGCGTACTAAAttgttaatcctggtatctatgatgagtttaaggtcatatttaacaataaattgaTTACAACCTTTGAATTGTTCGAAATACTTAGGATTTACTATCTCATCAAATGAGTACCTCATCTGTATATGGGAAAAACTTTCGGAATATTGGTTCATCAATGCTAATCATCTTCGTACTTTAACCTTTCAACTTTGATGAATCGAGCGTAAATGATAAGTTGCGTGTAGACAACACGCGCGACTGGCATGCACAATGAGAAGCCTTGTAGATTTTTATTATATAGGTGATAATCCTTTTTATCAATGTATCACAAAAACGTAAACGTACAAGTTGTGCCTTTAGTTTTATTAGTTGATGTTGTCAATACTTAAAGTAATTTTGTGACGAAGACACATCTTTTGTAgtttatgttaaatttattcaaaatctgTATTGATATGGGGTACGTTTAAGCTTGATCTATGATATAGACATCTATTGATCTCCAAATGTCATTTCATTTTACCACTCAATGAAGTAAAGTCTACTTTTGGCCTTTTCATTATAATTATACTTTTAATCTAATATAAAGCTTTCTTAAGAATGAACTCGTTTTTCATTCTTTCACAATTGTTCATCGCCATTGAGTTTTATTTTCCCTTTATAACAAGCCATGATGTTGGGCCGGGAGCTGTAAGAAAAATGAAGAATATTCTTATTgaaataatatattgtttaaaggtCTTTGATAAtgtgattaatatttttaaaaaaaaataattattgtcgACTCATTCTATTGGCAATTTCTTGCAAAAAAAACGGGGGTACAGAAGACGGTTCACTAAGTGTTTGTCATCAGTTATAATGTATATTTCGGTCGGGGTTAATTTctgtaaaaagttttaaatataacGGTCCTCGTCAAAGGTTTAATGgacgtcattattatttggtTGACCAATATTGAATATATGTGTCTTAGTTAACAAGTactgtatattttatttcttgtgaTCACAAATCTGACCTCCTTTCTTCGATCATTTTTATCACAAGCAATACGATTTGACTTGGTTGGTTTACCTCGGTAAGAATCAATAACTTCTATACGTAATGTTTTGTTATTGAAATCGTAACTTCAAATTTATTAAGGTTTGTGTACAAACTATCACTGACGTTTATTTATGTAGAAATTCAATAATTGCAGACATTCGGacatcaaaaatatttgaaatttcctCGATATATGAATTAATCAACACAtacaaaagcaaaataaaaatccAAGTTTAGGTAAATGtaacttttttgtttcaaatatgactgaAAAGGAATTGAACTGttttatagataaaataaattttcagtgaaaaaaaaacaaaaacgacacACATTAGTATTACAAGAGTTCTGTAATGACAAGAGTTCTGTAATGTGATATATTATTGAGTCTTAATATCAACTATGACAATGTATGATATATGAAGATTTTAAAAATAGGTTCTCAAACATCAACTTACTATGTGTTCGGGACAAATCTATCTGGAGTTCACATCTGTTCCCAGTAGTTATAATAGATCCATGTGGAGAACTCTGGCAATAACATGAGTATGTATGACCTTTATTTACACATAAACCACCGTTCAAACAAGGGGAGCTTTGACATGGATCAGTGTTGTTTGTTCCTGTGAAAATATatattggcattgcacaaggtcatgtttttctcgaTCTGTTagtgacgtctttacactaaatctattggatgttggatgtgtactaattgatagtttagtcttaggtacatgattatttttattatttgttattggcTTTGTACTAGCTGTCAGTTACTTTTCGTTTTGGGGGGGTGTTTTGGGGGAGGGGACATTATATTATGTGAATAAGTTTATTATTTGCAAGTTATATATGTCAAGTTCTTATTAATATGCGCTAaacttagttaaaaaaaatcgctTAGATTAAAACTGCCGCCGTGTAATTATACAGATGCTTGATAATATGAGTAAAACCCTGTTAATTAAAATATAACTTGTGAAATGTTATGGGATACGATTATATCAATTTGTGAAACGTGTCATAACTTTCGTTCGGTACGTAGGAATAATGCTGTGTTTCAGATCACAAATTATCATTATTCGTAATTGGACAATCACTAACGCTTTATCACACTTTCttgaaaattgaattattaacGTAAACATTCATAGACACACAGAGCCAAGCTTTGACGAAATTCAAAACAGTGGTGCAGTTTTTCCTGCTATGTATTATATGCAATGCGATACTTGACGTCTTGTGGCTTTTGAATTAAAAGTAGAGTTCTATTTTGCTGCTAACCGGAGTTGTCAACTGTTGAACAACTAAAGGAGGTTATACCTCACAAGGagatgaaaaaaaacaaagtcGTTTTGAAAAATTGATAAATGTTACCTTACACAGAATTAGAGTTCGAAAGGTTGTTCCAGAGGCTGTTTTCGTTGTTATTTTAAACATACCCAATGTCTGTTTCAATGTTGTCGATGATGGTCCATTTGTAGTTCGAGCGTCAGTATTTACTGCTGTTTGTGGTAGATGAGTCGTTTGGTGTGctttaaaagtaaatttaaacaatgttcacttttaatttattatcataACTGAGTTGGTTGGATATATATTTGATCCATCGCTACTTAAATTGTTTCATAATCATACATGtgtattaataaatttaaaagcacatcttaaggtagatcataagtatatgtcttttgagacagaattttcttataatttgacaaacgaagattttactatgctttttcaaaaatataataaaaagtatgggtcaccgtgctatttttcaaactatgagtcgttgaaaattgcctacatttggttagtttgttcatgaaaaaatacataagagtgcataaaaaaatctgtgagatagaattttgaaataaattgtgtgaagatatatttcattatatgagttaagaaaataaaaagaaaacatggtgtcaccgaacttgttttcttgccacaagtaaGAATAAAAGAAATGTCCTAttagtccagtataaattttatacTTAAACAGTTATCTCCCCtcaaatggctcatttgaaaaaaaattattttaaaaaccaaaaaggttgatatttgctaaaatattttgacaaatacaataaattaacaagttttctttatataaataaacagtctaaccattaaattgcaaatctgtttccaaatttgctgatttgggcaaataactagaccgattttgtactgtgattgtaccatccaagatggcggtatactaTGAATCTACTTTAAATCATGATAAATATTTTTCTCCCGTTTAGCAGGAAAGATATCAAAAGAAAAAGCCCTTATTGGCAGTGAACACACATGGAATGTATTCAAACAAAATGCAGAAGTAGATATGCTGGATTCAACAGTTGTTACcattattaatgttattaaatgTTTGTAATTAAGAGTTGACATAACATATAGGTACGTAATGTACACAGAAACTTATTGACTTAAACATGAAGCATTCGTACAAGTAAGATGCAGTTGGCCCATTTCTCACCTACGCCTTTGGTAAATAAATGTAATCCGTATCacttatgaaaaatgaaatagaatCAACATCTTACGTTTTCCAATAACttttaaacataagaaaaaattGAAATGGCTGAAATCCGCTGGATATTTGGATAATTAGTTACAAATATATGATTCCTGCTGCGCAAAACTCTATATTCTCTTAGTAGTTATGTTTAGCTTTCGTACTACTTTATTTGCCTTTATTATTcatatattaaatgttattaatgtggagaaggatctgcttccAGAGCACAGGTGATCATCTATGTGATTTTGGAAGGATTTGTGTTGTTCAATCttttgttttctgtgttgtgttagtgaactattgtttgtcttttcgtagATTTTTTTTCGGTGATTTTGAATATCCCTTTAGTATATTTCGCCTTTCTTTTATCCCTCTCATACAAGCAATAGTCAAAATAATGGACCTGTTTCATAGAAAAAAGTACAGTTCACTGTCATTTACTCCTCTTCAGCTTTCATACTTACAGAAGTTATATTTGAAACCAACGTCACAGTTGAGTCCGATATATATCTCATAGTGAGTTGGAGTATACTTAGTTTTACAGAAACATTTGTAGGAGTCGGCTTTGTTCCGACATTCTCCTCCGTTCTGACAAGGTGAACTGTTACAATGATCTTTAACTGTGGTTGTTGGTGGTGATGTACTGATTTCTGTattcaagtatataaaacatgttaaactttCGTATTACAGCGAAGTTTCGTATTTCTTTGACTTGTGCTTGAATTAATTATCTTTGTccgatgtatttggcaaaacttttaatgatatgtaattttgttttgtttgagaGTCACTAAAGAGCCTTTGTTGACAAAATCCTGTAATCTTTTGTGAGTTACAGAAGGACAtagatttcattttaattaatctAGCAAACAACTTAGCTTCAGGCTGACACCAGAATATTATACTTTCATAAATACATGCGTTATCACATGCAATCACTTTTGACTTATACATGCCGGTATCTTAAATTAGTATTAGATAGTGTTGCATTCAGTTACTATACAGAAAAGATCGATCGGTGATTCGTTACTGTGCGGTTAAGATGAAATTCTTCGGACGCTGAAACTGAGCAATTTATATTCAAGAAGTAGCACACTGTGTTTTATTCTTCGGTCAATTCTGCAAACATACATTACTTTGTTTGGAACAGATCAAACTTAATGTAATGCAagataaaattaatgtttttctatttttttaagatgaaacataacaattaaaaatattgatttttaaattagctttttggtcatgaatgtttgtctctaatatttaattaactgtgcatttgtattcagatatcgcagatcaaatttattcgttcattgtttaatcatacgttttttgattgagttaagtctgccaattgatattttatcgtatgtttttctttgttgtgatgttatgctattgtttcagaaaaagggagaaggtttggatccattaaaacgtttaatcccgctgcaaatgtttgcacctgtcctaagtcaggaatctgatgtacagtagttgtcgtttgtttatgtaatatatacgtgtttttcgtttctcgttttgtttatatagattagaccgttggtttttccgtttgaatggttttacactagtaattttggggccctttatagcttgttgttcggtgtgagccaaggctccgtgttgaaggccgtactttaacctataatggtttactttttaaattgttatttgtatggagagttgtctcattggcactcacaccacatcttcctatatctatataaattattCTGCTGCATCGAAGACTTGAATAAATGTAAACCAAGATTAAAGCAAATTTGCAAGATTTCAACTCTCTTTGCTGTAATTCTATTTAGTGCGTGCATACCAGTTTTGTTTTTGTAGCACACAAGCTCTTTACAGGGTTTACATGGTAACACATCCCAACAGTGCTGTTGCGTTGTACCTGCAAAAATTAAGATAttaactttgaaaaaatatataatattagaCTAGATGCTTGAGGTTATCGTCGTTTATATTTTATCGTACAGTAAAATTTTCTGTATTTGTTATGGTACTTGAGAGTGTCCAATGCAAATCCAAGCATAAAGTAAATGAATAAAGGAAGATATTACACCAGCAAATTTATTGACAAGAGAATGCTTCCAGTGTTCAAATAACGAAGTAACCCTATTAATTTATCAGTACAACATAAAAGTATCTAATAAGACTTATCAGCTACGTAGCAACTGAAATCACTCCCAAAATTTTCGATGTTCGTATTGGACAGAACATATCCCATTAATCTTATTGTGAGTGCTGTCTTGTTAAGCTGTCCGTGTCGTTAGTATTTCCAGAATTACGAAAGAGCATTTAGTGTtatgcaataaacaaaaaaatataagctAAATACTCTGGTGGTAGTAATATCACATCTACATCTCTAAATACTGCAGGTTTCGTTGGTGCACATAATACGTATACAAAAACATACCGACTATTTCACAACTACATGAGGAACATGATATATAGCATGACGCCGCAGAGGCCATGGTTAGCACACCTAGACCTAAATCACCTAAAATGAATCTTCCTGAAATATTGAATTGAAAACATTGTAAGAAGTTTCCCCTGTATTTATTGTTGCGTTACAATCTTTTTCCTTCACCCAGTTTTGTGGAATAATATCAAGATACATATGTCCTATAAAGTTTAATCCTAAATTTCCTTCTGTCTTCAAGTTGATACATTTAATTTGGAAATTGTACAAGTCTGTGACTGTCCATAACGTTAAAACACTACATCCCTGGGATGTGCTTAAATTGATTTTAGTAtctgatgcatgtttttttttagtatcaATTGATTTTGGtttttaactagctttcagtaagtGCGATTA
Proteins encoded:
- the LOC143059425 gene encoding uncharacterized protein LOC143059425, with protein sequence MASAASCYISCSSCSCEIVGTTQQHCWDVLPCKPCKELVCYKNKTEISTSPPTTTVKDHCNSSPCQNGGECRNKADSYKCFCKTKYTPTHYEIYIGLNCDVGFKYNFSHQTTHLPQTAVNTDARTTNGPSSTTLKQTLGFYSYYQASV